A region of Pseudomonas putida DNA encodes the following proteins:
- a CDS encoding DUF2790 domain-containing protein codes for MKALLVLVLGSLCGAAMAGEANDAEQIPVEQYSYSQHLDIARVISMSEVPNVCEVVPARMTYEDSQGQKHILEYRVMGNGCSNG; via the coding sequence ATGAAAGCTTTACTGGTATTGGTACTTGGCAGTCTTTGCGGCGCGGCAATGGCCGGCGAAGCAAACGATGCCGAGCAGATTCCGGTTGAACAGTACAGTTACTCGCAGCACTTGGACATTGCCCGCGTCATCTCCATGAGCGAAGTGCCCAACGTCTGCGAAGTCGTGCCAGCCCGCATGACCTACGAGGACTCCCAGGGCCAGAAGCACATTCTTGAATACCGCGTGATGGGGAATGGCTGCTCCAACGGCTAA
- a CDS encoding MFS transporter, producing MPDSPRPLAVTLQVVSIVLFTFIGYLNIGIPLAVLPSYVHNDLGFSAVVAGLVISVQYLATLLSRPTASRIIDNLGPKKAVMYGLASCGLSGVFMLACAFLTHLPWLSLTCLLIGRVVLGGGESLVGSGAIGWGIGRVGAENTAKVISWNGIASYGALAVGAPLGVLMVKTLGLWSMGAGIMLLCAAGLLLAWPKRAAPIVSGVRLPFLSVLGKVLPHGSGLALGSIGFGTIATFITLYYTSQGWPNAALTLSLFGASFISARLLFGNLINRIGGFCVAIACLAVETVGLLMLWLAPSAELALAGAALSGFGFSLVFPALGVEAVNQVSAANRGAAVGAYSLFIDLSLGITGPLVGAVAAGFGFASMFLFAAGASACGLVLSLYLYQQARRARDTLQRP from the coding sequence ATGCCCGACTCACCGCGCCCCCTTGCGGTAACCCTGCAAGTCGTCTCCATCGTCCTCTTCACCTTCATCGGTTACCTGAACATCGGCATCCCCCTGGCCGTATTACCCAGCTATGTGCACAACGACCTGGGTTTCAGTGCCGTGGTCGCGGGCCTGGTGATCAGCGTCCAGTACCTCGCCACCTTGCTCAGCCGCCCAACGGCCAGCCGCATCATCGATAACCTCGGCCCCAAGAAGGCGGTGATGTACGGCCTTGCCAGTTGCGGCCTCAGCGGCGTGTTCATGCTGGCCTGCGCCTTCCTGACCCACCTGCCCTGGCTGAGCCTGACCTGCCTGCTGATCGGCCGCGTGGTACTGGGCGGCGGCGAAAGCCTGGTGGGCTCCGGTGCGATCGGCTGGGGCATCGGCCGGGTGGGCGCCGAGAACACCGCCAAGGTGATCTCCTGGAATGGCATTGCCAGCTATGGTGCGCTGGCCGTTGGCGCGCCACTGGGGGTGCTGATGGTCAAGACGCTGGGGCTATGGAGCATGGGCGCGGGCATCATGCTGCTGTGCGCGGCAGGCCTACTGCTGGCCTGGCCCAAACGCGCAGCGCCCATCGTCAGCGGGGTGCGTCTGCCGTTCCTCAGCGTGCTGGGCAAGGTGCTCCCCCATGGGTCGGGCCTGGCGCTGGGCTCGATCGGCTTTGGCACGATCGCCACCTTCATCACCCTGTACTACACCAGCCAGGGCTGGCCGAATGCCGCACTCACCCTGAGCCTGTTCGGCGCCAGCTTCATCAGTGCGCGTCTGCTGTTCGGTAACTTGATCAACCGGATTGGCGGTTTTTGCGTGGCAATCGCCTGCCTGGCGGTGGAGACCGTGGGGCTGTTGATGCTGTGGCTGGCACCCAGTGCCGAGCTGGCATTGGCAGGTGCCGCACTTAGCGGGTTTGGATTTTCGCTGGTGTTCCCGGCGCTGGGTGTGGAAGCGGTGAACCAGGTGTCGGCGGCCAACCGCGGGGCGGCGGTTGGTGCGTATTCGCTGTTCATCGATCTGTCGCTGGGGATTACCGGGCCGCTGGTGGGCGCGGTGGCGGCGGGGTTCGGGTTTGCTTCGATGTTCTTGTTTGCAGCGGGGGCTTCGGCTTGTGGGCTGGTGTTGAGCCTTTACCTGTATCAGCAGGCGCGGCGGGCTCGGGATACCCTGCAGCGGCCGTGA
- a CDS encoding sigma-54-dependent transcriptional regulator has protein sequence MRIKVHCQNRIGILRDILNLLVEYGINVLRGEVGGDHGNAIYLHCPNLINLQFQALRPKFEAITGVFGVKRVGLMPSERRHMELNALLGALDFPVLSIDMGGSIVAANRTAAQLLGVRVDEVPGMPLARYVEDFDLPELVRANKSRINGLRVKVKGDVFLADIAPLQSEHDDSEALAGAVLTLHRADRIGERIYNVRKQELRGFDSIFQSSRVMAAVVREARRMAPLDAPLLIEGETGTGKELLARACHLASPRGQSPLMALNCAGLPESMAETELFGYGPGAFEGARAEGKLGLLELTAGGTLFLDGVGEMSPRLQVKLLRFLQDGCFRRVGSDEEVYLDVRVICATQVDLSELCARGEFRQDLYHRLNVLSLHIPPLRECMDGLEGLVQHFLDQASRQIGCALPRLLPGAMDKLSQYHWPGNVRQLENVLFQAVSLCEGGVVKGEHIRLPDYGVRQPLGEFSLDGDLSQIIGRFEKAVLESLMGEFTSSRALGKRLGVSHTTIANKLRDYALGKTSE, from the coding sequence ATGCGTATCAAAGTGCATTGCCAGAACCGCATTGGCATCCTGCGCGACATCCTCAACCTGCTGGTGGAGTACGGCATCAACGTGCTGCGCGGCGAGGTGGGCGGAGACCATGGCAATGCCATCTACCTGCATTGCCCGAACCTGATCAACCTGCAGTTCCAGGCCCTGCGGCCGAAATTCGAGGCCATTACCGGGGTGTTCGGCGTCAAGCGCGTCGGGCTGATGCCCAGTGAGCGTCGGCACATGGAGCTGAATGCGTTACTGGGGGCGTTGGATTTCCCGGTGCTGTCGATCGACATGGGCGGCAGCATCGTTGCCGCCAACCGCACGGCGGCGCAGTTGCTCGGCGTGCGGGTTGACGAGGTGCCGGGCATGCCGCTGGCGCGTTATGTCGAAGACTTCGACCTGCCCGAGCTGGTGCGGGCCAACAAATCGCGCATCAACGGCCTGCGGGTCAAGGTCAAGGGGGATGTGTTTCTGGCCGATATCGCACCCTTGCAATCCGAGCACGACGACAGCGAGGCCCTGGCTGGCGCGGTGCTGACCCTTCACCGTGCCGACCGTATTGGTGAGCGCATCTATAACGTGCGCAAGCAGGAGTTGCGGGGCTTTGACAGTATCTTCCAGAGCTCGCGGGTGATGGCGGCGGTGGTGCGCGAGGCGCGGCGCATGGCGCCCCTGGATGCCCCCTTGCTGATCGAAGGGGAGACGGGCACCGGTAAAGAGTTGTTGGCGCGTGCCTGCCACCTGGCCAGCCCACGTGGGCAGTCGCCGCTGATGGCGCTCAATTGTGCGGGCTTGCCTGAGTCGATGGCTGAGACCGAGCTGTTTGGCTACGGGCCGGGCGCGTTCGAGGGTGCCCGCGCCGAGGGCAAGCTGGGGCTGCTGGAGCTGACAGCCGGCGGTACGTTGTTCCTCGATGGGGTTGGGGAGATGAGCCCGCGCCTGCAGGTGAAGCTGCTGCGTTTTCTGCAGGATGGTTGCTTTCGCCGCGTAGGCAGTGATGAAGAGGTGTACCTGGATGTGCGGGTCATCTGCGCGACTCAGGTGGACTTGTCCGAGCTGTGCGCGCGCGGCGAGTTCCGCCAGGACCTGTATCACCGCCTCAACGTGCTGTCGCTGCACATTCCGCCACTGCGCGAGTGCATGGATGGGCTGGAAGGCTTGGTGCAGCACTTTCTCGACCAGGCCAGCCGGCAGATTGGCTGTGCCTTGCCGCGCCTGTTGCCGGGGGCGATGGATAAACTCAGCCAGTACCACTGGCCGGGTAATGTGCGGCAACTGGAAAACGTATTGTTTCAGGCGGTTTCGTTATGTGAAGGCGGCGTGGTTAAAGGCGAGCACATTCGTTTGCCAGATTATGGCGTGCGGCAACCGTTGGGTGAGTTTTCGTTGGACGGTGATCTTTCACAGATTATCGGGCGTTTTGAAAAGGCCGTGCTGGAAAGTTTGATGGGGGAATTTACAAGTAGCCGTGCATTGGGCAAAAGATTGGGTGTTTCGCACACAACGATTGCTAATAAGTTGCGCGATTATGCATTGGGTAAAACGTCTGAATAG
- the phhA gene encoding phenylalanine 4-monooxygenase, translated as MKQTHYVAREPDAHGFIDYPQQEHAVWNTLITRQLKVIEGRACQEYLDGIDQLKLPHDRIPQLGEVNKVLGATTGWQVARVPALIPFQTFFELLASKRFPVATFIRTPEELDYLQEPDIFHEIFGHCPLLTNPWFAEFTHTYGKLGLAATKEQRVYLARLYWMTIEFGLMETPQGRKIYGGGILSSPKETVYSLSNEPEHQAFNPIEAMRTPYRIDILQPLYFVLPNLKRLFDLAHEDIMGMVQQAMQLGLHAPKFPPKVAA; from the coding sequence ATGAAACAGACGCACTACGTGGCACGCGAGCCCGATGCGCATGGTTTTATCGATTACCCGCAGCAAGAGCATGCGGTGTGGAACACGCTGATCACCCGCCAGCTGAAAGTCATCGAAGGCCGTGCGTGCCAGGAATACCTGGACGGCATCGATCAACTCAAGCTGCCGCACGACCGTATCCCGCAACTGGGCGAGGTCAACAAGGTCCTGGGCGCCACCACCGGCTGGCAGGTCGCCAGGGTGCCTGCATTAATCCCCTTCCAGACCTTCTTCGAATTGCTGGCCAGCAAGCGCTTCCCGGTCGCCACCTTCATCCGCACCCCGGAAGAACTGGACTACCTGCAGGAACCGGACATCTTCCACGAGATCTTCGGCCACTGCCCGCTGCTGACCAACCCCTGGTTCGCTGAGTTCACCCACACTTACGGCAAGCTCGGCCTCGCCGCGACCAAGGAACAGCGTGTGTATCTGGCGCGCCTGTACTGGATGACCATCGAGTTCGGCCTGATGGAGACCCCGCAAGGTCGCAAGATCTATGGCGGCGGCATCCTCTCCTCGCCGAAAGAAACGGTCTACAGTCTGTCGAACGAACCGGAACATCAGGCGTTCAACCCGATCGAAGCGATGCGCACGCCGTACCGCATCGACATCCTGCAGCCGCTGTATTTCGTCTTGCCGAACCTCAAGCGCCTGTTCGACCTGGCCCACGAAGACATCATGGGCATGGTTCAGCAGGCCATGCAGTTGGGCCTGCACGCCCCCAAGTTTCCACCCAAGGTTGCTGCCTGA
- a CDS encoding LysR substrate-binding domain-containing protein, whose translation MNYRHLTPSMSLLLAFEAAARHESYTRAAAELSLTQSAVSRQVQALEQQLGLTLFRREGRQVQLTDVGRLYQRELSEALGRIRSATLQALAYQSGVGTLRLATLPTFGSKWLLPRLHAFYSAHPGMLVHIHSRIEAINFDTSEIDAAIGVASHDLPGLICHRLHAEELLVILPPEAAADTHGWSPARVSEEVLLNVANNPHAWGEWFSHHSLPHRAMRLGPSFELTSHLIQAVRAGIGIGLVPRILVEEELAKGELFSPGAAFASQRSYYLIYPPRNEALPSLRAFRSWLLEQI comes from the coding sequence ATGAATTACCGCCACCTGACACCGTCCATGTCGCTGCTGCTGGCGTTCGAGGCTGCCGCCCGGCATGAAAGCTATACCCGCGCCGCCGCTGAACTGTCGCTGACCCAGAGCGCCGTCAGCCGCCAGGTGCAGGCACTTGAGCAGCAACTGGGGCTTACGCTGTTCCGCCGCGAAGGGCGCCAGGTGCAGCTGACCGACGTCGGCCGGCTTTACCAGCGCGAGTTGAGCGAAGCCTTGGGGCGCATCCGCAGTGCCACCCTGCAGGCACTGGCCTACCAGTCCGGTGTCGGCACGTTGCGCCTGGCCACCCTGCCCACCTTCGGCTCGAAATGGCTGCTGCCACGACTGCACGCCTTCTACAGCGCCCACCCGGGCATGCTGGTGCACATCCACTCCCGGATCGAAGCGATCAACTTCGACACCAGCGAGATCGATGCGGCGATCGGCGTGGCAAGCCACGACCTGCCGGGGCTGATCTGCCACCGCTTGCATGCCGAGGAACTGCTGGTGATTCTGCCGCCAGAAGCGGCTGCGGACACCCATGGCTGGAGCCCCGCCCGGGTCAGCGAGGAGGTGCTGCTCAACGTCGCCAACAACCCGCATGCCTGGGGCGAATGGTTCTCTCATCACAGCCTGCCGCACCGGGCGATGCGCCTGGGGCCGAGCTTCGAATTGACCTCGCACCTGATCCAGGCGGTGCGGGCCGGGATCGGCATCGGCCTGGTGCCGCGAATTTTGGTGGAAGAGGAACTGGCCAAGGGCGAGCTGTTCAGCCCTGGGGCGGCGTTTGCCAGCCAGCGCAGCTATTACCTGATCTATCCGCCACGTAACGAAGCGCTGCCGTCGCTGCGGGCGTTTCGCAGCTGGTTGCTGGAGCAGATCTGA
- a CDS encoding 4a-hydroxytetrahydrobiopterin dehydratase codes for MNALNQAHCEACRADAPKVSDDELAELIREIPDWNIEVRDGHMELERVFKFKNFKHALDFTNAVGEIAEAEGHHPGLLTEWGKVTVTWWSHSIKGLHRNDFIMCARTDKVAETAEGRK; via the coding sequence ATGAATGCCTTGAACCAAGCCCATTGCGAAGCCTGCCGCGCCGACGCCCCGAAAGTCAGCGACGACGAGCTGGCCGAGCTGATTCGCGAAATCCCGGACTGGAACATCGAAGTGCGTGACGGCCACATGGAGCTGGAGCGCGTGTTCAAGTTCAAGAACTTCAAACATGCACTGGACTTCACCAATGCCGTGGGCGAAATCGCTGAAGCCGAAGGCCATCACCCAGGCCTGCTGACCGAGTGGGGCAAGGTCACCGTGACCTGGTGGAGCCATTCGATCAAAGGCCTGCACCGTAACGACTTCATCATGTGCGCGCGCACCGACAAGGTGGCCGAGACGGCTGAAGGCCGTAAGTAA
- a CDS encoding ABC transporter substrate-binding protein: protein MKKLALLGALALSVFSLVSQADEKPLKIGIEAAYPPFAFKQPDGSIAGFDYDIGNALCEEMKAKCTWVEQEFDGLIPALKVRKIDAILSSMSITDDRKKSVDFTKRYYLTPARLVMKEGTSVSDSLGELQGKKIGVQRGSIHDRFAKEVLGAKGATVVPYGTQNEIYLDVAAGRLDGTVADATLLEDGFLKTDAGKGFAFVGPAFTDAKYFGDGIGIAVRKGDKANVDRINAAIDAIRANGKYKQIEAKYFNFDIYGPDSK, encoded by the coding sequence ATGAAGAAGCTCGCACTGCTTGGCGCCCTGGCGCTGTCCGTGTTTTCCCTGGTGTCGCAGGCCGATGAAAAACCTTTGAAAATCGGTATCGAAGCCGCCTACCCACCCTTTGCCTTCAAACAGCCCGACGGCAGCATCGCCGGTTTCGACTACGACATCGGCAACGCGCTGTGTGAAGAGATGAAAGCCAAGTGCACCTGGGTCGAGCAAGAGTTCGACGGCCTGATCCCAGCACTGAAAGTGCGCAAGATCGACGCCATCCTGTCGTCCATGTCGATCACTGATGACCGCAAGAAGTCGGTCGACTTCACCAAGCGCTACTACCTGACCCCGGCGCGCCTGGTCATGAAGGAAGGCACCTCGGTCAGCGACAGCCTGGGTGAACTGCAGGGCAAGAAGATTGGTGTGCAGCGCGGCTCGATCCATGACCGCTTCGCCAAGGAAGTGCTGGGCGCCAAAGGTGCCACCGTGGTCCCTTATGGCACCCAGAACGAAATCTACCTGGATGTGGCAGCCGGCCGCCTCGATGGCACTGTGGCTGACGCTACCCTGCTGGAAGACGGCTTCCTGAAGACTGACGCCGGCAAGGGCTTCGCGTTCGTAGGCCCGGCATTCACCGACGCCAAGTACTTCGGTGACGGCATCGGCATCGCCGTGCGCAAGGGTGACAAGGCCAACGTCGACCGCATCAACGCGGCCATCGACGCGATCCGCGCCAACGGCAAGTACAAACAAATCGAAGCCAAGTACTTCAATTTCGACATCTACGGTCCAGACTCGAAGTAA
- the acs gene encoding acetate--CoA ligase produces the protein MSAAPLYPVRPEVAATTLTDEATYKAMYQQSVINPDGFWREQAQRLDWIKPFTKVKQTSFDDHHVDIKWFADGTLNVSSNCLDRHLEERGDQLAIIWEGDDPSEHRNITYRELHEQVCKFANALRGQDVHRGDVVTIYMPMIPEAVVAMLACARIGAIHSVVFGGFSPEALAGRIIDCKSKVVITADEGLRGGRRTPLKGNVDLALTNPETSSVQKIIVCKRTGGDIAWHQHRDIWYEDLMKVASSHCAPKEMGAEEALFILYTSGSTGKPKGVLHTTGGYLVYAALTHERVFDYRPGEVYWCTADVGWVTGHSYIVYGPLANGATTLLFEGVPNYPDITRVSKIIDKHKVNILYTAPTAIRAMMAEGQAAVEGADGSSLRLLGSVGEPINPEAWNWYHKAVGKERCPIVDTWWQTETGGILISPLPGATALKPGSATRPFFGVVPALVDNLGNLIDGAAEGNLVILDSWPGQSRSLYGDHDRFVDTYFKTFRGMYFTGDGARRDEDGYYWITGRVDDVLNVSGHRMGTAEIESAMVAHTKVAEAAVVGVPHDIKGQGIYVYVTLNAGVEPSEQLRLELKNWVRKEIGPIASPDVIQWAPGLPKTRSGKIMRRILRKIATAEYGSLGDISTLADPGVVQHLIDTHKAMNLASA, from the coding sequence ATGAGTGCGGCTCCACTGTATCCCGTTCGTCCCGAGGTTGCGGCCACTACCCTGACCGACGAGGCCACCTACAAGGCCATGTACCAGCAATCGGTGATCAACCCGGACGGCTTCTGGCGCGAGCAGGCCCAGCGTCTGGACTGGATCAAGCCGTTCACCAAGGTCAAGCAGACCTCCTTCGATGACCACCATGTCGATATCAAGTGGTTTGCCGACGGCACTCTGAACGTGTCCTCCAACTGCCTGGACCGCCACCTTGAAGAGCGTGGCGACCAGTTGGCGATCATCTGGGAGGGCGACGACCCTTCCGAACACCGCAACATCACCTACCGCGAGCTCCACGAGCAGGTCTGCAAGTTCGCCAACGCCCTGCGTGGCCAGGACGTGCACCGTGGCGACGTGGTGACCATCTACATGCCGATGATCCCCGAGGCCGTGGTTGCCATGCTGGCCTGTGCCCGTATCGGTGCGATCCACTCGGTGGTGTTCGGCGGCTTCTCCCCTGAGGCGTTGGCCGGCCGTATCATCGACTGCAAGTCCAAGGTGGTGATTACCGCCGACGAAGGTCTGCGCGGTGGGCGCCGTACCCCGCTCAAGGGCAACGTCGACCTGGCCCTGACCAACCCTGAAACCAGCAGCGTGCAGAAGATCATCGTGTGCAAGCGCACCGGTGGCGATATCGCCTGGCACCAACACCGCGACATCTGGTACGAAGACCTGATGAAAGTGGCCTCCAGCCACTGCGCACCTAAAGAGATGGGCGCCGAAGAAGCCCTGTTCATCCTTTATACCTCCGGCTCCACCGGCAAGCCCAAGGGCGTGCTGCACACCACCGGGGGTTACCTGGTTTACGCAGCGCTGACCCATGAACGCGTGTTCGACTACCGCCCAGGCGAGGTCTACTGGTGCACCGCGGACGTTGGCTGGGTCACCGGCCACAGCTACATCGTCTACGGCCCGCTGGCCAACGGCGCCACCACCTTGCTGTTCGAGGGCGTACCGAACTACCCGGACATCACCCGGGTGTCGAAGATCATCGACAAACACAAGGTCAACATTCTCTACACCGCCCCTACCGCGATTCGCGCCATGATGGCCGAAGGGCAGGCGGCCGTTGAGGGTGCCGATGGCTCCAGCCTGCGGCTGCTGGGTTCGGTCGGCGAGCCGATTAACCCCGAGGCGTGGAACTGGTACCACAAGGCCGTCGGCAAGGAGCGTTGCCCAATCGTCGATACCTGGTGGCAGACCGAGACCGGCGGCATCCTGATCAGCCCGCTGCCAGGCGCCACCGCTCTCAAGCCGGGTTCCGCGACCCGTCCGTTCTTTGGCGTGGTACCGGCACTGGTGGATAACCTGGGCAATCTGATCGATGGTGCCGCCGAGGGTAACCTGGTGATCCTCGATTCCTGGCCGGGCCAGTCGCGTTCGCTGTATGGCGATCACGACCGCTTCGTCGATACCTACTTCAAGACCTTCCGCGGCATGTATTTCACCGGCGACGGCGCACGCCGCGACGAAGATGGCTACTACTGGATCACTGGGCGCGTGGATGACGTGCTCAACGTGTCTGGCCACCGCATGGGTACCGCCGAGATCGAGAGCGCAATGGTTGCCCACACCAAGGTTGCCGAGGCGGCCGTGGTGGGCGTGCCGCACGACATCAAGGGCCAGGGCATCTATGTGTATGTCACCCTCAATGCCGGCGTGGAGCCGAGCGAGCAGTTGCGCCTTGAGCTGAAGAACTGGGTGCGCAAGGAGATCGGCCCGATCGCCTCGCCGGACGTCATCCAGTGGGCGCCAGGGCTGCCTAAGACCCGCTCGGGCAAGATCATGCGGCGTATCCTGCGCAAGATCGCCACGGCGGAATACGGCTCGCTGGGCGATATCTCGACCCTGGCCGACCCGGGTGTGGTGCAGCATCTGATCGATACGCACAAGGCGATGAACCTGGCTTCGGCGTGA
- a CDS encoding FAD-binding and (Fe-S)-binding domain-containing protein, translated as MIAQLPTSAPTANYPDFLEALRKSGFRGQISADYATRTVLATDNSIYQRLPQAAVFPRDADDVARVAALMGEARFAQVKLTPRGGGTGTNGQSLTDGIVVDLSRHMNSILEINVEERWVRVQAGVVKDQLNAALKPHGLFFAPELSTSNRATVGGMINTDASGQGSCTYGKTRDHVLELHSVLLGGERLHSLPIDDAALEQACAAPGRVGEVYRVAREIQQTQGELIESTFPKLNRCLTGYDLAHLRDAQGRFNLNSVLCGAEGSLGYVVEAKLNVLPIPKYAVLVNVRYTSFMDALRDANALMAHKPLSIETVDSKVLMLAMKDIVWHSVAEYFPADPERPTLGINLVEFCGDQPDEVNARVQAFIQHLQNDTSVERLGHTLAEGAEAVTRVYTMRKRSVGLLGNVEGEVRPQPFVEDTAVPPEQLADYIADFRALLDGYGLAYGMFGHVDAGVLHVRPALDMKDPAQAALVKPISDAVAALTKSYGGLLWGEHGKGLRSEYVPEYFGELYPALQRLKGAFDPRNQLNPGKICTPPDSAEGLTKVDGVTLRGDLDRTIDERVWQDFSSAVHCNGNGACYNYDPNDAMCPSWKATRERQHSPKGRASLMREWLRLQGAADIDVLAAARNKVSWLKGLPARLRNNRGRDQGQADFSHEVYDAMAGCLACKSCAGQCPIKVNVPDFRSRFLELYHGRYQRPLRDYLIGSLEFTIPYLAHAPGLYNAVMGSKWVSKLLADKVGMVDSPLISRFNFQATVTRCRVGVASVPALRELTPAQRERSIVLVQDAFTRYFETPLLAAFIDLAHRLGHRVFLAPYSANGKPLHVQGFLGAFAKAAIRNGNQLKALADCGVPLVGLDPAMTLVYRQEYQKVPGLEDCPKVLLPQEWLMDALPEQAAANAGSFRLMAHCTEKTNVPASTKQWEQVFARLGLKLVTEATGCCGMSGTYGHEARNQETSRTIFEQSWATKLDKEDEPLATGYSCRSQVKRMTERQMRHPLEVVLQYAQR; from the coding sequence ATGATCGCCCAACTGCCGACCAGTGCACCGACCGCCAACTACCCAGATTTCCTCGAAGCCCTGCGCAAAAGCGGCTTCCGTGGCCAGATCAGTGCCGATTACGCCACCCGTACGGTGCTGGCCACCGACAACTCGATTTACCAGCGCTTGCCCCAGGCCGCCGTGTTCCCGCGTGATGCCGATGACGTGGCGCGGGTCGCCGCGCTGATGGGCGAGGCACGCTTTGCCCAGGTCAAACTGACCCCGCGTGGCGGGGGGACTGGCACCAACGGCCAGTCGCTGACCGATGGCATCGTCGTCGACCTGTCGCGGCACATGAACAGCATCCTCGAAATCAACGTCGAGGAGCGTTGGGTGCGGGTCCAGGCCGGTGTGGTCAAGGACCAGCTCAACGCCGCGCTCAAGCCACACGGGCTGTTCTTCGCGCCTGAGCTGTCCACCTCCAACCGTGCCACTGTCGGCGGCATGATCAACACCGACGCCAGTGGCCAGGGCAGTTGCACCTACGGCAAGACCCGCGATCACGTGCTCGAATTGCACAGCGTGCTGCTCGGTGGTGAGCGCCTGCACAGCCTGCCCATCGATGACGCTGCGCTGGAGCAGGCCTGCGCCGCGCCAGGGCGGGTTGGCGAGGTGTACCGCGTGGCTCGCGAGATCCAGCAAACCCAGGGCGAGCTGATCGAGAGCACCTTCCCAAAGCTCAACCGCTGCCTGACCGGCTACGACCTGGCGCACCTGCGCGATGCGCAGGGGCGTTTCAACCTCAACAGCGTGCTGTGCGGCGCCGAAGGGTCGCTGGGCTACGTGGTAGAAGCCAAGCTCAATGTGCTGCCGATCCCGAAATACGCGGTATTGGTCAACGTCCGCTACACCAGCTTCATGGACGCCCTGCGCGACGCCAATGCGCTGATGGCGCACAAGCCTTTGTCGATCGAGACCGTCGACTCCAAGGTGCTGATGCTGGCCATGAAGGACATCGTCTGGCACAGCGTCGCCGAGTATTTCCCGGCCGACCCCGAGCGCCCGACCCTGGGTATCAACCTGGTGGAGTTTTGCGGCGATCAGCCCGATGAGGTCAATGCGCGGGTACAGGCGTTCATTCAGCACCTGCAAAACGACACCAGCGTCGAGCGCCTGGGGCACACCCTGGCCGAGGGCGCCGAGGCGGTCACCCGCGTCTACACCATGCGCAAACGTTCGGTGGGCCTGCTGGGCAACGTCGAGGGTGAGGTGCGCCCGCAGCCGTTCGTGGAGGACACCGCGGTGCCGCCAGAACAACTGGCCGACTACATTGCCGACTTCCGCGCGCTGCTCGATGGCTACGGCCTGGCCTACGGCATGTTTGGCCACGTCGATGCCGGTGTGCTGCACGTGCGCCCGGCGCTGGACATGAAAGACCCGGCCCAGGCCGCGCTGGTCAAGCCGATTTCCGATGCCGTGGCGGCCCTGACCAAAAGCTACGGCGGCCTGCTGTGGGGTGAGCACGGCAAGGGCCTGCGTTCAGAATACGTGCCCGAGTATTTTGGCGAGCTGTACCCGGCGCTGCAGCGCCTGAAAGGCGCCTTTGACCCGCGCAACCAGCTCAACCCCGGCAAGATCTGCACCCCGCCAGACAGCGCCGAAGGCCTGACCAAGGTCGATGGCGTGACCCTGCGTGGCGACCTCGACCGCACCATCGACGAGCGTGTCTGGCAGGACTTCAGCAGCGCGGTGCATTGCAACGGCAACGGTGCCTGCTACAACTACGACCCCAACGACGCCATGTGCCCGTCGTGGAAGGCCACCCGTGAGCGCCAGCACTCGCCCAAGGGTCGTGCCTCGCTGATGCGCGAATGGTTGCGCCTGCAGGGCGCGGCGGATATTGACGTGCTGGCGGCTGCGCGCAACAAGGTGTCCTGGCTCAAGGGCCTGCCAGCGCGGCTGCGCAACAACCGTGGGCGCGACCAGGGGCAGGCGGACTTCTCCCACGAAGTCTACGACGCCATGGCCGGTTGCCTGGCGTGCAAGTCCTGCGCGGGGCAGTGCCCGATCAAGGTCAACGTGCCGGACTTCCGCTCACGTTTCCTTGAGCTGTACCACGGTCGCTATCAGCGCCCATTGCGTGATTACCTGATCGGCTCGCTGGAGTTCACCATCCCGTACCTGGCGCATGCGCCGGGGTTGTACAACGCGGTAATGGGCTCGAAGTGGGTAAGCAAGCTGCTGGCGGACAAGGTCGGCATGGTCGACAGCCCGCTGATCAGCCGTTTCAACTTCCAGGCGACCGTGACCCGCTGCCGCGTTGGCGTGGCCAGCGTGCCGGCCCTGCGTGAGCTGACGCCGGCCCAGCGTGAGCGCAGCATCGTGCTGGTGCAGGATGCCTTCACCCGTTACTTCGAGACGCCGCTGCTGGCCGCGTTCATCGACCTGGCGCACCGCCTCGGGCACCGGGTATTCCTGGCACCGTACAGCGCCAACGGCAAGCCGCTGCACGTGCAGGGTTTCCTTGGGGCGTTTGCCAAGGCGGCGATTCGCAATGGCAACCAGCTCAAGGCCCTGGCCGATTGCGGCGTGCCGCTGGTGGGGCTGGACCCGGCGATGACCCTGGTCTATCGCCAGGAGTACCAGAAGGTGCCTGGCCTGGAAGACTGCCCGAAGGTGCTGTTGCCGCAGGAATGGTTGATGGATGCACTGCCCGAGCAGGCGGCGGCCAATGCCGGCAGTTTCCGCCTGATGGCCCACTGCACCGAGAAGACCAACGTGCCGGCCAGTACCAAGCAATGGGAGCAAGTGTTTGCCCGTCTGGGGTTGAAGCTGGTAACCGAGGCTACCGGTTGCTGCGGCATGTCCGGCACCTACGGGCATGAAGCGCGTAACCAGGAGACCTCGCGGACCATCTTCGAGCAATCGTGGGCGACCAAGCTGGACAAGGAAGACGAACCGCTGGCGACAGGGTATTCGTGCCGCAGCCAGGTCAAGCGCATGACCGAACGGCAGATGCGCCATCCGCTGGAGGTGGTCTTGCAGTACGCGCAGCGCTAA